From a region of the Rhinolophus sinicus isolate RSC01 linkage group LG04, ASM3656204v1, whole genome shotgun sequence genome:
- the ALG5 gene encoding dolichyl-phosphate beta-glucosyltransferase isoform X1, whose product MLGRAHPGFTRPRVPGPSVHPDGPAGEVLSPQKISFVAFITATEMPPLHQHEEERFFLNARGQKETLPSIRDSPTKQLSVVVPSYNEEQRLPVMMDEALGYLEERQKQDPAFTYEVIVVDDGSKDQTSKVAFKYCQKYGSDKVRVITLVKNRGKGGAVRMGIFSSRGEKILMADADGATKFPDIEKLEKGLNELQPWPDQMAIACGSRAHLKEKSIAQRSYFRTLLMYGFHFLVWFLCVQGIRDTQCGFKLLTREAASRTFSSLHIERWAFDVELLYIAQFFKIPIAEIAVNWTEIEGSKLVPFWSWLQMGKDLLFIRLRYLTGAWKLEQTRKMN is encoded by the exons ATTTCCTTTGTTGCATTTATAACTGCTACGGAAATGCCACCTCTTCATCAACATGAAGAAGAGAGGTTCTTCTTAAATGCCAGAGGCCAAAAGGAAACTCTGCCCAGCATAAGGGACTCACCCACCAAGCAACTTTCTGTTGTCGTGCCTTCATACAATGAAGAACAGCGGT TGCCTGTGATGATGGATGAAGCTCTGGGCTATCTAGAAGAGAGACAG AAACAAGATCCTGCATTCACTTACGAGGTGATAGTAGTTGATGATGGCAGCAAAGACCAGACTTCGAAG GTAGCTTTTAAATATTGCCAGAAATACGGAAGTGACAAAGTACGAGTGATCACGCTGGTGAAGAATCGTGGGAAAGGTGGAGCTGTTAGGATG gGTATATTCAGTTCTCGAGGAGAAAAGATCCTTATGGCAGATGCTGATGGAGCCACAAAGTTTCCAGATATTGAGAAATTAGAAAAGGGACTGAATGAGCTACAGCCTTGGCCT GATCAAATGGCCATTGCATGTGGATCGCGAGCTCATTTGAAGGAAAAATCCATTGCTCAG CGTTCTTACTTTCGTACTCTTCTCATGTATGGATTCCACTTTCTGGTGTGGTTCCTTTGTGTCCAAGGAATCAGAGACACACAGTGTGGGTTCAAATTATTAACTCGAGAAGCAGCTTCACGGACGTTTTCATCTCTACACATTGAACGATG ggCATTTGATGTGGAACTTCTTTACATAGCACAGTTCTTTAAAATTCCAATAGCAGAAATTGCTGTCAATTGGACTGAAATCGAAG GTTCTAAATTAGTTCCATTTTGGAGCTGGCTACAAATGGGCAAGGACCTACTTTTTATACGACTCCGATATTTGACTGGTGCCTGGAAGCTTGAACAAACCAGAAAAATGAATTAG
- the ALG5 gene encoding dolichyl-phosphate beta-glucosyltransferase isoform X2, whose product MASLPLLQLVVLGAVLGVALAAAALILISFVAFITATEMPPLHQHEEERFFLNARGQKETLPSIRDSPTKQLSVVVPSYNEEQRLPVMMDEALGYLEERQKQDPAFTYEVIVVDDGSKDQTSKVAFKYCQKYGSDKVRVITLVKNRGKGGAVRMGIFSSRGEKILMADADGATKFPDIEKLEKGLNELQPWPDQMAIACGSRAHLKEKSIAQRSYFRTLLMYGFHFLVWFLCVQGIRDTQCGFKLLTREAASRTFSSLHIERWAFDVELLYIAQFFKIPIAEIAVNWTEIEGSKLVPFWSWLQMGKDLLFIRLRYLTGAWKLEQTRKMN is encoded by the exons ATTTCCTTTGTTGCATTTATAACTGCTACGGAAATGCCACCTCTTCATCAACATGAAGAAGAGAGGTTCTTCTTAAATGCCAGAGGCCAAAAGGAAACTCTGCCCAGCATAAGGGACTCACCCACCAAGCAACTTTCTGTTGTCGTGCCTTCATACAATGAAGAACAGCGGT TGCCTGTGATGATGGATGAAGCTCTGGGCTATCTAGAAGAGAGACAG AAACAAGATCCTGCATTCACTTACGAGGTGATAGTAGTTGATGATGGCAGCAAAGACCAGACTTCGAAG GTAGCTTTTAAATATTGCCAGAAATACGGAAGTGACAAAGTACGAGTGATCACGCTGGTGAAGAATCGTGGGAAAGGTGGAGCTGTTAGGATG gGTATATTCAGTTCTCGAGGAGAAAAGATCCTTATGGCAGATGCTGATGGAGCCACAAAGTTTCCAGATATTGAGAAATTAGAAAAGGGACTGAATGAGCTACAGCCTTGGCCT GATCAAATGGCCATTGCATGTGGATCGCGAGCTCATTTGAAGGAAAAATCCATTGCTCAG CGTTCTTACTTTCGTACTCTTCTCATGTATGGATTCCACTTTCTGGTGTGGTTCCTTTGTGTCCAAGGAATCAGAGACACACAGTGTGGGTTCAAATTATTAACTCGAGAAGCAGCTTCACGGACGTTTTCATCTCTACACATTGAACGATG ggCATTTGATGTGGAACTTCTTTACATAGCACAGTTCTTTAAAATTCCAATAGCAGAAATTGCTGTCAATTGGACTGAAATCGAAG GTTCTAAATTAGTTCCATTTTGGAGCTGGCTACAAATGGGCAAGGACCTACTTTTTATACGACTCCGATATTTGACTGGTGCCTGGAAGCTTGAACAAACCAGAAAAATGAATTAG
- the ALG5 gene encoding dolichyl-phosphate beta-glucosyltransferase isoform X3: protein MPPLHQHEEERFFLNARGQKETLPSIRDSPTKQLSVVVPSYNEEQRLPVMMDEALGYLEERQKQDPAFTYEVIVVDDGSKDQTSKVAFKYCQKYGSDKVRVITLVKNRGKGGAVRMGIFSSRGEKILMADADGATKFPDIEKLEKGLNELQPWPDQMAIACGSRAHLKEKSIAQRSYFRTLLMYGFHFLVWFLCVQGIRDTQCGFKLLTREAASRTFSSLHIERWAFDVELLYIAQFFKIPIAEIAVNWTEIEGSKLVPFWSWLQMGKDLLFIRLRYLTGAWKLEQTRKMN, encoded by the exons ATGCCACCTCTTCATCAACATGAAGAAGAGAGGTTCTTCTTAAATGCCAGAGGCCAAAAGGAAACTCTGCCCAGCATAAGGGACTCACCCACCAAGCAACTTTCTGTTGTCGTGCCTTCATACAATGAAGAACAGCGGT TGCCTGTGATGATGGATGAAGCTCTGGGCTATCTAGAAGAGAGACAG AAACAAGATCCTGCATTCACTTACGAGGTGATAGTAGTTGATGATGGCAGCAAAGACCAGACTTCGAAG GTAGCTTTTAAATATTGCCAGAAATACGGAAGTGACAAAGTACGAGTGATCACGCTGGTGAAGAATCGTGGGAAAGGTGGAGCTGTTAGGATG gGTATATTCAGTTCTCGAGGAGAAAAGATCCTTATGGCAGATGCTGATGGAGCCACAAAGTTTCCAGATATTGAGAAATTAGAAAAGGGACTGAATGAGCTACAGCCTTGGCCT GATCAAATGGCCATTGCATGTGGATCGCGAGCTCATTTGAAGGAAAAATCCATTGCTCAG CGTTCTTACTTTCGTACTCTTCTCATGTATGGATTCCACTTTCTGGTGTGGTTCCTTTGTGTCCAAGGAATCAGAGACACACAGTGTGGGTTCAAATTATTAACTCGAGAAGCAGCTTCACGGACGTTTTCATCTCTACACATTGAACGATG ggCATTTGATGTGGAACTTCTTTACATAGCACAGTTCTTTAAAATTCCAATAGCAGAAATTGCTGTCAATTGGACTGAAATCGAAG GTTCTAAATTAGTTCCATTTTGGAGCTGGCTACAAATGGGCAAGGACCTACTTTTTATACGACTCCGATATTTGACTGGTGCCTGGAAGCTTGAACAAACCAGAAAAATGAATTAG